A genomic stretch from Cloacibacterium caeni includes:
- a CDS encoding GIN domain-containing protein, protein MKKTIPVFLLSLSLASCINVKSDDGSIGDIFTGKKGNGPMTEKVFSGDFNSIEVSTSIHADIMKSDVEKVVISAPSDIIEFVKVEQNGESVRIYVNSDFRNPISTERVKAIIYAKDFDELRANSSASVKVKDTFMQDKLKVDVSSSADVDGHLEANQLDISVGSSGSFSGKVWADFARFEVSSSGDFSVDGKVQHGSIHASSSGDFNGRNLEVKEGEFHASSSASISAMVSQKASAQASSSGDVNLKKLGNPVISSSESSSGSVNVN, encoded by the coding sequence ATGAAAAAAACGATTCCTGTCTTTCTTTTAAGCTTATCATTAGCTTCTTGTATCAATGTAAAATCTGATGATGGAAGCATTGGTGATATTTTCACAGGCAAAAAAGGAAATGGACCGATGACTGAAAAAGTATTTTCGGGAGATTTCAATAGCATAGAAGTTTCTACTTCTATTCATGCAGATATTATGAAATCTGATGTAGAAAAAGTAGTTATTTCTGCGCCTTCAGATATTATTGAATTTGTGAAAGTAGAACAAAACGGAGAAAGCGTAAGAATTTACGTGAATTCTGATTTTAGAAATCCTATTTCTACAGAAAGAGTAAAAGCCATTATTTATGCTAAAGATTTTGATGAATTGAGAGCGAATTCTAGTGCTTCTGTAAAGGTGAAAGATACTTTTATGCAAGATAAACTGAAAGTAGATGTTTCCAGCTCTGCAGATGTAGATGGACATTTAGAAGCCAATCAATTAGATATTTCTGTAGGAAGTAGCGGTAGTTTTTCTGGAAAAGTTTGGGCAGATTTTGCTCGTTTCGAAGTTTCTTCTAGTGGTGATTTTTCTGTAGATGGAAAAGTGCAGCATGGCAGTATTCACGCCAGTTCTTCTGGTGATTTTAACGGAAGAAATTTAGAAGTTAAAGAAGGAGAGTTTCATGCTTCATCATCAGCAAGTATTTCTGCGATGGTTTCTCAAAAAGCTTCGGCACAAGCTTCTTCTAGTGGGGATGTAAATCTTAAAAAACTGGGAAATCCTGTTATTTCTTCTTCTGAAAGCAGCAGTGGAAGCGTAAATGTAAATTAG
- a CDS encoding DUF4442 domain-containing protein, with the protein MNKFQLHLFLFLKIPISWIAGVRLKEMNDEICITKVKFGWLNQNPFNSMFWAVQGMAAEFSTGFLCAEKIRKSGKKISMLVVHNQAEFTKKAVGRVTFSCHQGKELDAALQKAIETGEGQTLTLFSEGKDQKGDLVSKFAFTWSFKVKN; encoded by the coding sequence ATGAACAAATTCCAACTACACCTGTTTCTGTTTTTAAAAATTCCAATTTCTTGGATTGCAGGAGTGCGCCTAAAAGAAATGAATGATGAAATCTGCATCACCAAAGTAAAATTCGGTTGGCTAAACCAAAACCCTTTCAATTCTATGTTTTGGGCAGTTCAAGGAATGGCTGCAGAATTTTCTACAGGGTTTCTTTGTGCCGAAAAAATTAGAAAATCAGGCAAAAAAATCTCTATGTTGGTGGTTCATAACCAAGCTGAATTCACCAAAAAAGCAGTGGGTAGAGTTACTTTTTCTTGTCATCAAGGAAAAGAACTGGATGCCGCTTTACAAAAAGCCATCGAAACTGGAGAAGGACAAACTTTAACCCTATTTTCTGAAGGAAAAGACCAAAAAGGCGATTTGGTTTCTAAATTTGCTTTTACCTGGAGTTTTAAAGTGAAAAACTAG
- a CDS encoding M3 family metallopeptidase, which yields MKNITSILLMSALGFSISCSTMKENTTKIDDTAVLNNPFYKKSTLQYQAPEFDKIKDEHFAPAFDYGLKVNEAEIATIVSNKEAATFENTILALEKSGEVLKRAQIVFYNLTGSNTNPTLQKIEEQYAPIFASHADKIYLNSALYNRIKAIKTDGLDAEDQRLLEVYKQRFELAGANLSDADKEQMKKINAELATLSTQFSSKLLEARKKGAVLISDVKELDGLSADEIAAAATDAKNAGYEGKYLLTLLNTTQQPLLQNLKNRATREKLFKASWYRAEKGDENDTRAILERQAKLRMEKAHLMGKSSYAELNLVDQMAKKPENAMNLLYQLGKPAVEQAKREIVDIQALIDAQKGGFELAPWDWNFYAEQVRKAKFDLDENQIKPYFEVSTVLEKGVFYAAEKFYGITFKERKDLPVYHPDVVAYEVFDRDGKSLAIYYLDFYTRDNKNGGAWMSNFVEQSFMTGTKPVIVNVFNYQKPAPGKPSLISYDDVSTMFHEFGHTLHGLFANQKYITISGTNVPRDFVEFPSQINEFFALEPSVLKNYALHYETKQPMPQTLVDKIKKAATFNQGYATTELVSAATLDMAWHSVKSDAEIKPTLDFEKEVLTKYGFTLPQVPPRYHSPYFAHIWGGGYSAGYYAYMWSDVLNADAWKWITDNGGMTRENGDRFRKYILSVGNSVDLNQAFKDFTRRTPDIKPLLQNKGFVK from the coding sequence ATGAAAAATATTACATCAATTTTGCTGATGTCTGCATTAGGTTTCAGCATTTCTTGTTCTACCATGAAAGAAAATACCACAAAAATTGATGATACTGCTGTTTTAAACAATCCTTTTTATAAGAAAAGTACATTGCAGTATCAGGCTCCAGAATTTGACAAAATTAAAGACGAACATTTTGCTCCAGCTTTTGATTATGGTTTAAAAGTAAACGAAGCAGAAATTGCTACAATCGTTAGCAACAAGGAAGCCGCAACATTTGAAAACACCATTTTGGCACTTGAAAAAAGCGGGGAAGTATTGAAACGCGCACAAATTGTTTTCTACAACCTTACTGGTTCTAATACCAATCCTACTCTACAGAAAATAGAAGAACAATACGCTCCTATTTTTGCATCTCATGCAGATAAAATTTATTTAAATTCTGCTCTTTATAATAGAATTAAAGCCATTAAAACAGATGGTTTAGATGCAGAAGACCAAAGATTGTTAGAAGTGTACAAGCAACGTTTTGAATTGGCTGGTGCTAATCTTTCTGATGCTGACAAAGAGCAAATGAAAAAAATAAACGCAGAATTGGCAACACTTTCTACTCAATTTTCTAGTAAATTATTAGAAGCGAGAAAAAAAGGAGCTGTTTTAATTTCAGACGTTAAGGAATTAGACGGATTATCTGCTGATGAAATCGCTGCTGCAGCTACAGATGCTAAAAACGCAGGCTACGAAGGCAAATATCTTTTGACTTTGCTCAATACTACTCAACAACCGCTTCTTCAAAATCTTAAAAACAGAGCGACAAGAGAAAAATTATTCAAAGCTTCTTGGTACAGAGCAGAAAAAGGAGATGAAAATGATACAAGAGCTATCCTCGAAAGACAAGCGAAACTGAGAATGGAGAAAGCGCATCTTATGGGAAAATCTTCTTACGCTGAACTGAATTTGGTAGACCAAATGGCAAAAAAACCAGAAAACGCAATGAACCTTCTTTACCAATTAGGAAAACCTGCAGTAGAGCAAGCGAAAAGAGAAATTGTGGATATTCAAGCGCTAATTGATGCTCAAAAAGGCGGCTTCGAACTCGCACCTTGGGATTGGAATTTCTATGCAGAACAAGTGCGTAAAGCAAAATTTGATTTAGACGAAAACCAAATCAAACCTTATTTTGAAGTGTCCACCGTTTTAGAAAAAGGCGTTTTCTACGCTGCAGAAAAATTCTACGGAATTACCTTCAAAGAAAGAAAAGATTTACCAGTTTATCATCCAGATGTAGTAGCTTATGAAGTATTTGATAGAGACGGAAAATCTTTAGCGATTTATTACTTAGATTTTTATACCAGAGATAATAAAAATGGTGGCGCTTGGATGAGTAACTTCGTAGAACAATCATTCATGACGGGAACTAAACCTGTAATTGTAAATGTGTTCAACTACCAAAAACCGGCTCCAGGAAAACCTTCATTAATTTCTTATGATGATGTGTCTACCATGTTCCACGAATTTGGTCACACTTTGCACGGACTTTTTGCCAACCAAAAATACATTACCATTTCTGGAACCAATGTTCCTAGAGATTTTGTAGAATTTCCTTCTCAAATCAATGAATTTTTTGCGCTAGAGCCTTCAGTTCTTAAAAATTATGCACTACACTATGAAACCAAACAACCAATGCCTCAAACTTTGGTAGATAAAATTAAAAAAGCCGCTACTTTTAACCAAGGTTATGCCACTACAGAATTGGTTTCTGCGGCAACATTAGATATGGCTTGGCATTCTGTAAAATCTGATGCCGAAATAAAACCTACTTTAGATTTTGAAAAAGAAGTCTTAACCAAATACGGATTTACTTTGCCACAAGTTCCGCCAAGATATCATTCTCCTTACTTTGCTCACATTTGGGGAGGCGGTTATTCTGCAGGTTATTACGCTTATATGTGGAGCGATGTTCTGAATGCAGATGCTTGGAAATGGATTACGGACAATGGTGGAATGACCAGAGAAAACGGCGATCGTTTCAGAAAATATATTCTATCTGTAGGAAATTCTGTAGACTTGAATCAAGCGTTCAAAGATTTTACAAGAAGAACTCCAGACATTAAACCACTTCTACAAAACAAAGGATTTGTGAAATAG
- a CDS encoding ComF family protein gives MLLDLLFPNRCLHCNTIISKDELVCHVCFPQIKFSHFNFYEENPLKQRCKLLFPVKNAYAVMEFQEEALSQKIIHQLKYRSQEKVGKIMAEWTLERIYLSEKPDVLITVPLHPKKLKKRGYNQLHIFADTLSKNWEIPHHKEALKRNSYQKAQAQKDKSHRAETKYDFSLTEEISGKHVLLIDDVFTTGNTISAIAWEILKNPRNEVSVLVMAFDV, from the coding sequence ATGCTGCTGGATTTACTGTTCCCGAACAGATGTCTACATTGTAACACCATCATTTCAAAAGACGAATTGGTTTGCCATGTATGTTTCCCTCAAATTAAGTTTTCTCATTTTAATTTCTACGAAGAAAATCCTCTGAAACAGAGATGTAAGCTTTTATTTCCCGTGAAAAATGCTTATGCTGTGATGGAATTTCAAGAAGAAGCATTGAGCCAAAAAATTATTCACCAACTCAAATATCGCTCTCAGGAAAAAGTTGGAAAAATCATGGCTGAATGGACTTTGGAAAGAATTTACCTTTCAGAAAAACCAGATGTTTTAATTACGGTTCCGCTTCATCCTAAAAAATTAAAAAAACGAGGTTATAATCAGTTGCATATTTTTGCAGACACGCTTTCTAAAAATTGGGAAATTCCTCATCATAAAGAAGCGCTCAAAAGAAATTCTTACCAAAAAGCACAAGCTCAAAAAGACAAATCTCATCGCGCCGAAACGAAATACGATTTCTCGCTCACCGAAGAAATTTCTGGGAAACATGTTTTGTTAATAGACGATGTTTTCACCACAGGAAATACGATAAGTGCCATTGCTTGGGAAATTTTGAAAAATCCAAGGAATGAAGTTAGCGTTTTGGTAATGGCTTTTGATGTGTAA
- a CDS encoding ATP-binding protein: MSYVKRAVLDNFKNNLKPNKVLVLLGARRVGKTQLIKKYLETVEEKVLQLNGEDLNDARLLEERTLENYTRLFQNIGLLVIDEAQAVQDIGLILKFIVDHIEGIKVIATGSSMFDLANKLGEPLVGRKNTLFLYPLSQIEFSNYENYKQTAENLETRLIFGGYPELTQYSSWEEKQNYLREIVSSYLLKDILIFDGIKNSNKIYDLLRLIALQIGKEVSLQELGNQLQMSKNTVERYLDLLTKVFILFKVEGFSRNLRKEITKTSRWYFYDNGIRNAIINNYNSLQNRTDVGDLWENYLASERIKKQEYHKIFRANYFWRTYDRQELDWLEEDAEKLSAFEFKWNENKKAKIPTAFAKAYPDAEFSLITKKNYLDFIT; the protein is encoded by the coding sequence ATGAGCTATGTAAAAAGAGCAGTGCTCGATAATTTTAAAAATAATCTTAAACCCAATAAAGTGCTTGTTTTATTGGGAGCAAGACGTGTTGGAAAAACCCAATTGATTAAAAAATATTTAGAAACTGTAGAAGAAAAAGTATTGCAACTGAATGGGGAAGATTTAAATGACGCTCGTCTTTTAGAAGAAAGAACTCTCGAAAATTATACAAGATTATTTCAGAATATTGGGCTATTGGTCATAGATGAAGCACAAGCTGTACAAGATATTGGGTTAATTTTAAAATTTATTGTAGATCATATCGAAGGAATAAAGGTTATTGCAACCGGTTCTTCTATGTTTGATTTGGCTAATAAATTAGGAGAACCTTTGGTTGGCAGAAAAAATACCCTTTTTCTATATCCGCTTTCCCAAATTGAGTTTTCTAACTACGAAAACTATAAACAGACCGCCGAAAATTTAGAAACCAGATTGATTTTTGGAGGATATCCCGAACTTACACAATATTCATCATGGGAAGAAAAGCAAAACTATCTCAGGGAAATTGTGAGTTCTTATTTGTTGAAAGATATTCTGATTTTTGATGGCATTAAAAACTCTAATAAAATTTATGATTTACTTAGATTAATTGCCCTTCAAATCGGTAAAGAAGTTTCTCTTCAAGAATTAGGAAATCAACTTCAAATGTCTAAGAATACGGTAGAACGATATCTTGATTTGCTCACTAAAGTTTTTATTTTGTTTAAAGTAGAAGGTTTTTCTAGAAATTTACGCAAAGAAATTACCAAAACCAGCAGATGGTATTTTTATGATAACGGAATAAGAAATGCAATTATTAATAACTATAATTCTCTTCAAAATAGAACAGATGTAGGTGATTTATGGGAAAATTATTTGGCTTCGGAAAGAATAAAAAAACAAGAGTATCACAAAATATTTAGAGCCAATTATTTTTGGAGAACTTATGATAGGCAGGAATTGGATTGGTTAGAAGAAGATGCCGAAAAACTTTCTGCTTTTGAATTTAAATGGAATGAAAACAAAAAAGCAAAAATACCAACTGCTTTTGCAAAAGCTTATCCCGATGCAGAATTTAGTTTAATAACTAAGAAGAATTATTTGGATTTTATCACCTAA
- a CDS encoding phospholipase D-like domain-containing protein encodes MAKFISDSSVNAEIEKLLKESENQLVLISPFIQIHERLKYFLNQKLELPNLEILIVFGKNEDNVSKSLSKDDLEFLKRFPNIEIRYNKRLHAKYYSNENSAIITSMNLHTFSQNNNIEVGIVFSSFDIDILTEKLTKLPFNKDSFDVEASKYFVDVIKQSELIFQRKPEFSKGILGFRKKYITSKTIIDNSDKYFSYLTNSTKFEKSENYSYSNKKGFCIRTGVEIPFNIYKPLCDEAYKSWSRFRNENYEENYCHFSGEESFGATSYASPILNKNYYKAKKEFNI; translated from the coding sequence ATGGCAAAGTTTATAAGTGATAGTAGTGTAAATGCTGAAATTGAGAAACTTCTTAAAGAATCAGAAAATCAGCTAGTATTAATTTCACCTTTTATACAAATTCATGAAAGGTTAAAATACTTTTTAAATCAAAAATTGGAATTGCCAAATTTGGAAATTTTAATTGTATTTGGAAAAAATGAAGATAATGTTTCAAAAAGCTTGAGTAAAGATGATTTAGAATTTTTAAAGAGATTTCCTAATATTGAAATTCGATATAATAAAAGATTACATGCCAAATATTACTCTAATGAAAATTCGGCAATTATAACTTCTATGAACCTTCATACATTTTCACAAAATAATAATATTGAAGTTGGTATAGTTTTTAGTTCTTTTGATATTGATATTTTAACGGAAAAACTTACAAAATTGCCGTTTAACAAAGATTCTTTTGATGTTGAAGCTTCAAAATATTTTGTAGATGTAATTAAACAATCAGAATTAATATTTCAAAGAAAACCTGAATTTTCAAAAGGGATTTTGGGATTTAGAAAAAAATATATTACTTCAAAAACGATAATTGATAATTCAGACAAATATTTTTCATATTTAACAAATTCGACAAAGTTTGAAAAGAGCGAAAATTATTCTTATTCAAATAAAAAAGGTTTTTGTATAAGAACTGGAGTGGAAATCCCATTTAATATATATAAACCGTTATGTGATGAGGCTTATAAAAGTTGGTCAAGATTCAGAAATGAAAATTATGAGGAAAATTATTGTCATTTTTCTGGAGAAGAATCTTTTGGTGCAACGTCTTATGCGTCACCAATACTTAATAAAAATTATTACAAAGCCAAGAAGGAGTTTAATATTTAA